Part of the Candidatus Saganbacteria bacterium genome, ATTCGGATGGATAAAAGGAAGCCATATCAAGGAATTAAAAATTGACAATATCAATTCGAGAGTTGACTATTCGCTGGAAAAAATGCTTGTTTTCGGAGCCCTGCCCGGCATTGTATTGATCGAAGATGAAGAAGAAAGAAAGGATATCCTGAAATCGTATTCGAATATTTATTTGGAAGAAGAGATCAGGGCGGAATCCTTGAGCAGAAAGATCGGGGCATTTTCAAGGTTCCTGGAACTGTCGGCAAACGAATCGGGGACAAGCCCGAATCTGTCGAAGCTTTCAATGGAAGCAGGGGTAAGCGCTCCTGCCATCAAAGAATTTTATAACCTGCTTGTTGATACGCTTGTGGCTGAAAAAGTCGAACCATACCTGAAAAATGCGAGAAAAAGGATACTATCATCGCCAAAATATTATTTCTTCGATATCGGGGCAAGAAATGCCGTGTCCAGGATGCCATTGAAAATGGAATTGGTAAATACGCAAAAAGGGACGCTTTTTGAGCATGCTGTAATTCTGGAAATCATCAGAAGAATAAGAGTATTAGGCGAAAATTATAAAGTTTGTTTCTGGAGGACAAGTGGAGGGGCTGAAGTGGATTGTATCCTCGATCTTGGGGATAGAGTTGTACCTATAGAAATCAAGGCCAGCAAGAAGGTCGCATTATCCGAGGTTAAAGGCTTGGAAATATTTTTGAATGATTATCCCGAGGCCGAAAATATTGGTTTTGTAATTACCATGGGGGATAGGCCGGAGAAAATAACAGATAGAATAATTGCTGTTCCGTGGGATTACATATAGTCGCTCACTTTTAATTGATCGGCGCATCATCCATCCCTATAACGATCTAATAATAGATATTTTATTTTTGATTCAAGTTTTAAAGCTTCACCGGCACAGGATCAAGCGCTTGTCAT contains:
- a CDS encoding ATP-binding protein, giving the protein MQGKNNVLIRSLEEVINNTIKEKHSALVFGPRQVGKTTLIKKCLSKTENLGSYYLQNPEIREQFEKDPSLLIRQVEAIDGNPYIFVDEAQKVPELFDSMQYLIDDKKAQFLITGSSARKLRRKGANMLPGRVKSCRLDPLNWGEFGWIKGSHIKELKIDNINSRVDYSLEKMLVFGALPGIVLIEDEEERKDILKSYSNIYLEEEIRAESLSRKIGAFSRFLELSANESGTSPNLSKLSMEAGVSAPAIKEFYNLLVDTLVAEKVEPYLKNARKRILSSPKYYFFDIGARNAVSRMPLKMELVNTQKGTLFEHAVILEIIRRIRVLGENYKVCFWRTSGGAEVDCILDLGDRVVPIEIKASKKVALSEVKGLEIFLNDYPEAENIGFVITMGDRPEKITDRIIAVPWDYI